From Juglans regia cultivar Chandler chromosome 6, Walnut 2.0, whole genome shotgun sequence, the proteins below share one genomic window:
- the LOC118348784 gene encoding phenylcoumaran benzylic ether reductase Betv6-like isoform X3, giving the protein MAMKSRILIIGGTGYIGKFIVEASTKAGHPTYALVRESTLSDPNPSKRELVEKFNDLGVTLLHGDLYDHESLVKAMKQVDVVISTVGPPQFADQIKIVAAIKEAGNIKKFFPSEFGNDVDRVHAVGPAKKAFATKAEIRRAVEAEGIPYTYVVNNFFAGYFIPILAQPEVTAPPMDKVYIYGDGNTQGTYTIRAVDDPRTLNKILYLKPPKNFYSFNELVALWEHKIGKTLEKTYVPEDKILKDIQESPFPISKILSINHSIFVKGDQTNFEIEPSFGVEASELYPDVKYTTVDEYITQMFA; this is encoded by the exons ATGGCTATGAAAAGCAGGATTTTGATCATCGGAGGCACCGGTTACATCGGAAAATTCATCGTCGAAGCGAGCACAAAGGCTGGCCATCCCACCTATGCTTTGGTCAGAGAGAGCACACTCTCCGATCCCAATCCTTCAAAGCGAGAACTCGTCGAGAAATTCAACGACTTAGGGGTCACTTTGCTCCAT GGAGATCTCTATGACCATGAGAGTTTGGTAAAGGCAATGAAGCAGGTGGATGTAGTGATATCAACGGTAGGGCCACCTCAATTTGCAGATCAGATTAAGATCGTTGCTGCCATTAAAGAAGCTGGTAACATTAAG AAGTTCTTCCCATCAGAATTTGGGAACGATGTGGATCGTGTGCATGCTGTTGGGCCGGCGAAGAAAGCATTTGCAACGAAGGCGGAAATCCGCCGCGCAGTGGAGGCAGAAGGCATCCCCTACACTTATGTGGTAAACAACTTCTTCGCTGGCTATTTTATACCTATATTGGCACAGCCTGAAGTTACTGCTCCTCCCATGGACAAAGTCTACATCTATGGAGATGGAAATACCCAAG GAACCTATACGATTAGAGCAGTGGATGACCCAAGAACACTGAACAAGATTCTCTACCTCAAGCCTCCTAAAAACTTTTACTCATTCAATGAGCTTGTTGCCCTTTGGGAACACAAGATTGGCAAAACTCTTGAGAAAACCTATGTTCCAGAAGACAAGATTTTGAAGGACATACAAG AGTCCCCATTTCCGATCAGTAAGATATTATCAATCAACCACTCAATCTTTGTAAAGGGAGATCAGACCAACTTTGAGATTGAGCCATCTTTTGGCGTGGAGGCTTCTGAGCTATACCCAGATGTCAAATACACCACTGTGGATGAATACATCACTCAAATGTTCGCATGA
- the LOC118348784 gene encoding phenylcoumaran benzylic ether reductase Betv6-like isoform X1, which yields MAMKSRILIIGGTGYIGKFIVEASTKAGHPTYALVRESTLSDPNPSKRELVEKFNDLGVTLLHGDLYDHESLVKAMKQVDVVISTVGPPQFADQIKIVAAIKEAGNIKKFFPSEFGNDVDRVHAVGPAKKAFATKAEIRRAVEAEGIPYTYVVNNFFAGYFIPILAQPEVTAPPMDKVYIYGDGNTQAIFNKEDDIGTYTIRAVDDPRTLNKILYLKPPKNFYSFNELVALWEHKIGKTLEKTYVPEDKILKDIQESPFPISKILSINHSIFVKGDQTNFEIEPSFGVEASELYPDVKYTTVDEYITQMFA from the exons ATGGCTATGAAAAGCAGGATTTTGATCATCGGAGGCACCGGTTACATCGGAAAATTCATCGTCGAAGCGAGCACAAAGGCTGGCCATCCCACCTATGCTTTGGTCAGAGAGAGCACACTCTCCGATCCCAATCCTTCAAAGCGAGAACTCGTCGAGAAATTCAACGACTTAGGGGTCACTTTGCTCCAT GGAGATCTCTATGACCATGAGAGTTTGGTAAAGGCAATGAAGCAGGTGGATGTAGTGATATCAACGGTAGGGCCACCTCAATTTGCAGATCAGATTAAGATCGTTGCTGCCATTAAAGAAGCTGGTAACATTAAG AAGTTCTTCCCATCAGAATTTGGGAACGATGTGGATCGTGTGCATGCTGTTGGGCCGGCGAAGAAAGCATTTGCAACGAAGGCGGAAATCCGCCGCGCAGTGGAGGCAGAAGGCATCCCCTACACTTATGTGGTAAACAACTTCTTCGCTGGCTATTTTATACCTATATTGGCACAGCCTGAAGTTACTGCTCCTCCCATGGACAAAGTCTACATCTATGGAGATGGAAATACCCAAG CTATTTTTAACAAGGAAGATGACATAGGAACCTATACGATTAGAGCAGTGGATGACCCAAGAACACTGAACAAGATTCTCTACCTCAAGCCTCCTAAAAACTTTTACTCATTCAATGAGCTTGTTGCCCTTTGGGAACACAAGATTGGCAAAACTCTTGAGAAAACCTATGTTCCAGAAGACAAGATTTTGAAGGACATACAAG AGTCCCCATTTCCGATCAGTAAGATATTATCAATCAACCACTCAATCTTTGTAAAGGGAGATCAGACCAACTTTGAGATTGAGCCATCTTTTGGCGTGGAGGCTTCTGAGCTATACCCAGATGTCAAATACACCACTGTGGATGAATACATCACTCAAATGTTCGCATGA
- the LOC118348784 gene encoding phenylcoumaran benzylic ether reductase Betv6-like isoform X2, whose product MAMKSRILIIGGTGYIGKFIVEASTKAGHPTYALVRESTLSDPNPSKRELVEKFNDLGVTLLHGDLYDHESLVKAMKQVDVVISTVGPPQFADQIKIVAAIKEAGNIKKFFPSEFGNDVDRVHAVGPAKKAFATKAEIRRAVEAEGIPYTYVVNNFFAGYFIPILAQPEVTAPPMDKVYIYGDGNTQAIFNKEDDIGTYTIRAVDDPRTLNKILYLKPPKNFYSFNELVALWEHKIGKTLEKTYVPEDKILKDIQESPFPISKILSINHSIFVKGDQTNFEIEPSFGVEASELYPDVKYTTVDEYLDQFV is encoded by the exons ATGGCTATGAAAAGCAGGATTTTGATCATCGGAGGCACCGGTTACATCGGAAAATTCATCGTCGAAGCGAGCACAAAGGCTGGCCATCCCACCTATGCTTTGGTCAGAGAGAGCACACTCTCCGATCCCAATCCTTCAAAGCGAGAACTCGTCGAGAAATTCAACGACTTAGGGGTCACTTTGCTCCAT GGAGATCTCTATGACCATGAGAGTTTGGTAAAGGCAATGAAGCAGGTGGATGTAGTGATATCAACGGTAGGGCCACCTCAATTTGCAGATCAGATTAAGATCGTTGCTGCCATTAAAGAAGCTGGTAACATTAAG AAGTTCTTCCCATCAGAATTTGGGAACGATGTGGATCGTGTGCATGCTGTTGGGCCGGCGAAGAAAGCATTTGCAACGAAGGCGGAAATCCGCCGCGCAGTGGAGGCAGAAGGCATCCCCTACACTTATGTGGTAAACAACTTCTTCGCTGGCTATTTTATACCTATATTGGCACAGCCTGAAGTTACTGCTCCTCCCATGGACAAAGTCTACATCTATGGAGATGGAAATACCCAAG CTATTTTTAACAAGGAAGATGACATAGGAACCTATACGATTAGAGCAGTGGATGACCCAAGAACACTGAACAAGATTCTCTACCTCAAGCCTCCTAAAAACTTTTACTCATTCAATGAGCTTGTTGCCCTTTGGGAACACAAGATTGGCAAAACTCTTGAGAAAACCTATGTTCCAGAAGACAAGATTTTGAAGGACATACAAG AGTCCCCATTTCCGATCAGTAAGATATTATCAATCAACCACTCAATCTTTGTAAAGGGAGATCAGACCAACTTTGAGATTGAGCCATCTTTTGGCGTGGAGGCTTCTGAGCTATACCCAGATGTCAAATACACCACTGTGGATGAATAC CTGGACCA AT TTGTTTGA